The Treponema primitia ZAS-1 genome contains the following window.
GGGTACCGGACAATCTCCCTGATACAATGGAGTATTGTATTGGTCTTAGCAGCAACACTATTTCTGTGGAAACCCTTTGAAATTAAAAACCCGGACATCACGGAAAAAACAGAAACAAAAGTAAAGCAAAACATCTTTCGTATCCCCGGGGTTAAAGCTGCCCTTCTGGCGTTCTTTTCGTATGTATCCCTGGAGGGAATTATCAACATATGGGGTCCCACCTATCTCGTCATGCAAAAAGGAGTGGGCGCCCATACCGCCGCCCAGTGGCTGTCCCTTTATTTTATGAGCCTTACCGTTGGCCGTTTCATTTCCGGCCTGGTGAGCGCTTTTCTCAGCAATAAAAACCTGATCTTCCTGGGCTGTCTCTTTGTCGCCCTGGGCATTATCCTTCTCGCCCTGCCCCTGCCGCAGATATTCTCCTTCTTTGCCTTTCTCCTTATCGGCTTTGGTTACGCTCCTGTCTTCCCGTCCATGCTCCACGAAACACCCCGGCGTTTCGGCATGGCGATTTCCCAGGCCATCATGGGCTGGCAGTTTGCCGTCTCGTATATCGGCACATCCCTTACCCCTATGTTTACCGGGCTGGTCATTTCGCGGGTCAGCATGAACCTTTACCCCTGCATCCTTGCGCTCTGCCTTACCCTCCTTGTGGGAAGCACGGTGTTCATTGGTTCCCTGGAAAAACAGGGCAAACTGGTCACCGGCGACTAGTATTCTGTCTAAGACGAGCCCTACCCGTTCAGCATTTTTTGCTAATAGGTACGATTATCATTGATAAAATAGTCTGATTATAATATAGTATAAATAGACGATTTACAAGGAGAATTTTGTGCTTATTACCGCATCTGAATTAAAAGCAAATATTGGCCGTTATCTGGATGAAATAATACAGGATGATGTGTATATTACCCGGAATGGCAAGATTGTGGCTAAATTATCCAGCGCTACTCAGGATAAACAGGCCATTCTAGACAGCTTGGTGGGCATAGCCGCTGATAATCCGCTAACCCTTGAGGAGGCCCGAGCGGAAAGGCTGGCCCGGCAATGAAGGTCCTGGTGGATACCAATGTTATTCTGGATGTACTTCAGTGCCGTGGGGAATTTTATGAAAGTTCTTACCGGGTAATTCAACTTGCCCTCCAAGGCCGGTTCAATTGTTTTATCGGCGCTGGGGCGGTTACGGATATTTACTATATTATCAACAAAAACCCTGGTAATGCCCAAAAATCCCGTGACACTATTATAAAGCTTTCTACTCTGGTTGGTTTTTGCGATACCGCCGCCAAGGACATCAATACCGCTCTCTCCCTGGGGATTTCTGATTTTGAGGATGCGGTGGTTGCCGCAACGGCCTATCGGGAAAAGGCGGATTATATCGTAACCCGAAACGCCAAGGATTTTAAAAATTCACTGGTCCCGGCGGTGACGCCGGAAGAATTAATCTCAATTGTGTAGGTAAAAAATACAACACCAGTGCTTTAGTCGTTTTTAGTTTGTTTTTTTAATTCATAGCGGCCCGCCGATCCCGTACTGTCCCAAGCCGCTGTTCCAGGGCCTCACCCTGATCGCCTGAGATGAGGGTCTTCAGGGCGTCCAGGCTTCCTTCAAACTGTTCTATACGCCGCAGTAATTCTGTTTTGTTTTCCAGGAAGAGTTCGGTCCACATGGGGGCGTTAAGCATGGCTATGCGGGTAAGATCCTCGAAGCTGCCGCCGCCAAACCGGGTAATTTCCTTGTCCGCCTCGCAGTCGATCAGAGCGGCGGCGATGACGTGGCAGAGCTGGGATGTAAAGGCTATCTTCCGGTCGTGTTCCTCCGCCGTAGTTTCGGTGATCCGTCCAAAACCCATACCGTGGATGAGGGCCTTCAGAAAATCCAGGTTCTCCCGCTTATTCCGTGTAAGGGGGGTAAGGATGTAGTTTTTCCCCTGAAAGCTGCAGC
Protein-coding sequences here:
- a CDS encoding MFS transporter translates to MATFLLCVIYLTFISLGLPDSLLGSAWPVMHRDFGVPLYFAGLASAAITGSTVISSLFSHRVIQRFGTSRVTLVSVTLTAAGLLGFSFMPSFFWFFFFALPLGLGGGAIDTGLNNFVALHYKARHMNWLHCFWGIGAGLSPVIMSWFISQGDQWRHGYRTISLIQWSIVLVLAATLFLWKPFEIKNPDITEKTETKVKQNIFRIPGVKAALLAFFSYVSLEGIINIWGPTYLVMQKGVGAHTAAQWLSLYFMSLTVGRFISGLVSAFLSNKNLIFLGCLFVALGIILLALPLPQIFSFFAFLLIGFGYAPVFPSMLHETPRRFGMAISQAIMGWQFAVSYIGTSLTPMFTGLVISRVSMNLYPCILALCLTLLVGSTVFIGSLEKQGKLVTGD
- a CDS encoding type II toxin-antitoxin system Phd/YefM family antitoxin — its product is MLITASELKANIGRYLDEIIQDDVYITRNGKIVAKLSSATQDKQAILDSLVGIAADNPLTLEEARAERLARQ
- a CDS encoding PIN domain-containing protein, yielding MKVLVDTNVILDVLQCRGEFYESSYRVIQLALQGRFNCFIGAGAVTDIYYIINKNPGNAQKSRDTIIKLSTLVGFCDTAAKDINTALSLGISDFEDAVVAATAYREKADYIVTRNAKDFKNSLVPAVTPEELISIV
- a CDS encoding prephenate dehydrogenase — encoded protein: MKPIEDCVVGIVGLGLMGGAVAMALRPLKPAKILALEADRLTLDAAKADGVIDDGWLAGEEGGEQTAAMLNRCDLVFLCLNPATLIRFIGRWMGAFRSGSLITDIAGIKGNIVAAVERTLRPDLDFIPGHPMAGSEKGGFAQAKRCSFQGKNYILTPLTRNKRENLDFLKALIHGMGFGRITETTAEEHDRKIAFTSQLCHVIAAALIDCEADKEITRFGGGSFEDLTRIAMLNAPMWTELFLENKTELLRRIEQFEGSLDALKTLISGDQGEALEQRLGTVRDRRAAMN